From the Rhea pennata isolate bPtePen1 chromosome 1, bPtePen1.pri, whole genome shotgun sequence genome, the window GCTGGTTTAGACTCTACATCAAACTcggcagaagagagagaaaagtccCTAGTTCTGCCTATTTCTGCCATGGTCCACATGCTCAGCAGAGCTTGGCAGATTCCAGCTGAAATCGTTCCTCTGCCTGTGTGGAGGTGAGGACTCTCACCCTTTTACTGCATTACCCTGAAGCGGGGTGTGTGGGAGAAGGAGGGTGCTGAGTTAATTTATCCTTCTGCTGAAGTGGTTTCAGTTTGGATGTGATGACTGAATGTTCCCAAGGCCAAAGGAGCATATGAACAAACTCAGCTTGAGCACGGTGGTTAGACCATTTGCAGGGGGTCCTGTGATTCCAGTCTTCTTccataaaacaagcaaaacctcCCTTTCTGTGGATTgctcttgggttttttttgagaacCATTAATGGCCGTGTACTGATGGATGACATAAATGGCATTGCGccagcagggcacagcacaCCACTTTGACCCTGCACACACATAGTGAGGCTGTGGATGGAGTCATTGTCACCAAGTGTACGCAGCACTGCTCAGTGACCTGTGCCAAGCAGCCCAGACCCAGCCCGTGCTGCGAGTTACTGCTTGTAAAACCAGCAGATTTGGTTATCATGCTGACAACTGGCAACAGAACAATAAAAGCAGTTGCTTGGAAATCAACAAAATAACCACCCAGGTTCAAAGTCCTCCTCTACTGCAAgattcagtattttaaactaAAGGTCTCTTTCTTCCAAACAAACACCCCAGTGTGTAGAATAGAATCAGATTCTGTGTGTCTCTTTGTTTGCCTTGggcaatatttaatttttctgtaaagattGGAACAACTTTAGGAGAAGGACTtacaaaatgatgaaaacattCAACTTTGACTTTAAATGAAGTAGTGCTTTTTTCAAGGTGGACAAGATCTGAAACGGAAGTCCTTCATACATCTCCTGACTATGGTTGCAAAATCCATGTAAAGAATCAGAAGTCCTGCAGGTGGATGTGACATTTATGTTTCTGTTGTCCAACAGAGTCCTACTGGCTTCAGTGAAATTGTCTACAATGCCCGAAAGGAAAGTTTCATGACTAGGCATTTCTGTCAAACAATGTAATTGATGTTCTTTACATTATGTATTATGCCCTTGGAGCTATGCAGGTGAAATACTCTGCTGTTTATAAATCTGTTATTTTCAGATATGCCCCATTTGCCCGTATATATTTCATTAAGGCTGAGTCCCTAATAGTGCAAACTACCTACCATTCCTGAGCAATGTACCCTAACAGCAAAACAGAGGAAACCAGTTTTGTGTAAGTAACAGTTTTCTAATAATTCTGACTCTACAACCactaaaagaaaaccaaaagcatAATTGCCTTTTTAACCAAAGAGAAATGGTGAGAGATAATCTGTTGAAATTCTTTACTAACGGTTTTACTTACACAGAACTTCCACTGACATTACTTAAATCAGACTGTTGGAACTGACCAGATGAATGGATATGGAAGGCTTCCTAAAATTATTTATCACCGTCGTGCCTGATATTCCATGCTCTTCTCTCACTTAACTTCTCTATCAAGACCAGTATGAAGGAGCAGGGAATCAAGCCCGATAAttgctcttgaaaaaaatattttcaagttttaaataGGACAGATGAAATTTGTAGAATGGAAATAAAGTACGAGACATGAAATAAGGATTAAGAGTGAGGGTAGAATCAAGGGAGTATTCAAGTATAATTTACTTTTGAAGATTGCTAATTTGAACTACAGAACAAATGGCAGAAAAGCCCAGTAACATTTCAGAACGGccatcagaagaaaatacagccaTAAAAATCTTATTACCAAATTTTCTATATAATTGATTATACAGGTTTTATTTAATgattcaaaatttattttaaatatatatagcaaataaaccatcattttatttaaaattccatAAAGTGCTCATTCAGTAATTGATAACAAAATTCCATATGGCAAGACGAACTAGTTGGAACCTGATCTATGAGGCAACCAAAGAACGGCTTagctttcatttgcaaaaagaaaaggaatacgTAGATTTCTTCACAGCCCATGTTATAATAccagaaattgcattttttctttaagaaatatatcctttagaatattaaaaaaataagtttaataaAGCCTGTGCTTAAAACAGCCAAAgtactgtatgaaaaaaaattgcacatttGATACCATTTCAACCCTGCTTTTCATCAACAGGATGGTATGAGGCATATGTGATGTTATTGGAGGGTCTCTTGAACAGGGCTAATTTTCCTAAGCTATCAGAGCCACTCACAGCAAGGTGAAAATTTCAGCGTACACCGTCTAGTTGTCATGGCAGCTGCTAGCAGGCTAGCAGAGTCACACACCACTAACCTTTTCATTCACAGGACTGAGACTTCCTTTTGAGGTGCCATCTAAGTGACGTATTCCTATTGTAACCATCGAATAATCCTTAGCCAtcatttttgcctcttttttcaAACTCTTCATTTGTGCTAGCTGGAGCTGGCTGGAATTATATGCAAGTGCTGGGATAGTGTTCACTAAAATCAACTGGAAAGgtttcttctcctccttgtAGCGACACTGAATGTAACGAGAGAAAGCTGAGCGGTAGGTTTTATTGAACAGTGTGTATACGAGTGGGTTGACAGCCGAAGAAAGGTAGCCAATCCAAACAAATACATTAAGTAGTCCTCCAATGACTTCTTCATTGCATGACTCCTTGCAAATTACAGCCATCACATTGGTGATGAAAAATGGGCACCACATcacaacaaacagaaagaagacaATGCCAAGAACCTTGGAAGCCTTCTGCTCGTTGCTGATGGATTGCATTGTTCTCCTCCCGGAAGTCCCCACGTCTCTGTTCAAAGACCGCTGAAAGAGTTTCTCTGAAGACAGGGAACTCTGAGGGAGGAAACTAAATGAAGCAAACTTAGTCTTTGGGCCAAGGTCATTCACACATAACGTAGCTTCTTTCTGCAGCGACTTGATAGTTAAAAAGTAGGTGACCACCATGATGGTTAGAGGGATGAAGAACGCCACAAAAGAGCCTATTAGAACAAAATTGTCATCTGCGAGTAGGCAGCTGCCTTTCTTAAACACTTTGGAATCATCTTGTAGACCAAAGACAGGTATAGGCATGGAGATACCTGAAGGTGGGTTAGAGAAAGAGAACGTTAAACACAACAATAATAAATCCCACTTCCAGCctccaagaaaaacaaaacactctgaGGTGTACACAGATCATTTCACAAATAATGAGCAATGAGTGGTTAATTACAGGACATAATCTGAAACCAACAGATATAGCCAAAATTGATAGACTTCCCAAAGCAAGCTGAATTTGCACAGTCAACGATAACACAGCATCTCATGTTTCATCAATGATGTGATGCTAATCCCGTTCTTTGGACATTTTTACTAGGACTGCAGTAAGAAAAGATGCTGTGTGAAACATTGGTTTTGCAGATGTCAAGTTTTGTGAACTAAGCTGTGATCTGTTGGGTTCTGGCATTTGTAAGTGGCTGTAATCACCTTTGCAGGTTACCAGCAAAGAGGAATGGGGGAAAAGCAGCACTGAGGTTACTAAAAGGACTTTGCAGTTGTTTTAATCTGGGttccctctctccttcagaaaaactcaGCCACAGGGAGAATACATTTCCATGAAATTGTCGTGTAACACTTAATAGCAGCAGAAGCAAAGTTCTCATATTCTTGGGTCTTGACCCCACTTGTAATGATCTCCAAACTTCCTCCTTGCTCTCTGTCACTTTGACAGAGACTCTTATCAATTATAGTAAAGGtgtctcctccttttcttttctcatattGGCTGTCAGCTGTTAAAAGTGTCCTTAGCCAGTTTTTCATTAGAAGATTTGAAGTGTTCTGGGTAATGATTTCTGACTAGGCTGTGAAATGCCAAGCTGTtctaggagaaaagaaaaaaaaattagcaggTGTGAGAGTGATCTGGTGATCTGCCACTGGATCTTTTCCCCCTGCAATTTCCATATAGTTGACACAGTctgaatgcaaaaatatatatatatacaattaaaaaaaaaaaaaaaaaaaaaaaaaaaaaactttccatgGCAACAGTCAGGGAAAAGATGGGGCCAGAAACAGCCTGAGAATTAGTTCACCCTCCAGGACTGTGAATGTCCCTTTATAGTACCCTATCAATGCACAACTCCAAaggcacagcagcactgcagaccTTATCTTCCCTTGGTGTGTGTACTACGTTCTTGCATGGTAATGTGCAGCAGGCGAGGTGATAAAGTGTATTCACCCTGAACTGCTCCACCTGATTCAAGCCCACTCAGTCATTTCTTCAGGGACTCCTGCAAATGCTTTCAGCGTCTGAGCAAAACCAAACAACTGCTATTTGGTGTtggtgtctttttaaaaataattctcttctctcctcccccaaaTGGATGCTAGCTTTCCAAGAGAGGCAATATTCAGACACCAAAATGATGTACTGTGAAGACAATGAAAGTGGAGTTGTGAACCGGGGAGCAATCCTGCAGCTCTATTTGGGTGAAAGCAGCTAGGAACCTGGCTCCTGTGGTAGAAAGTTAGAGTAATCTGGGAGCCTTACTCCCCTTTGCATCTTTGAACAGAAATCCTGGATGCTGTGTTTggcttttgaagaagaaaaaaggaccTAGAGAAGAATTTCTCATAATGTGAGAATTTCTCATAATGTTCTGCACTGCCCTGTCTCCTATGTGCCCAAAAACTCCTTGGTTAGAGCATGAGCTCTGAAACTCATCCTCTCAATGTCAGCACTTTCATGGCACCTGCCCTCTCTTCCCACTCCTGTGCTTTAAGCACAGGCTCactctgtatgtgtgtgcagTGCCTAGCATAACAGCACTCCAGTCCTAGAAAGGGGCTCTACATTCCAGACATGGTACaaatcaataataataataataataataataataataataaattcttttcaaatgttCCATTCTTATGGTGCTTCTGGAGCTTTTTCAaggctctttatttttctaacaacactatagtttattttatcttcacAGCTTTGAATTGAGTCATTGTAATGCCTTGGGCCAATTACAGAAGTGCCGTTCTTATCTGCCCGGGGCAGAAGCTGATGGATAGCCTGTGGTATTGctctttctatttctgttccAAGGCTGCACAAGCCTAAATAAATGAACTTAGGATATGAAAAGCCAATGTGTGAGGTGCAAAATCATGCTGTGTGGCAGCTCCTGGGTCAAGCTAACAGAGCTCCAGCAACTCCAGGCTCCAAGTCATCTGAATGATGGCGCAGGGGGTGACGTCAACTGCAAGAGCTGCGTTGCTCAGCCAAGGCTGAGTGATTTGAGATGACAGAAGGTGCTGAACACTTACAGGCAACTGTGAACTCTTGGAATTTCGTTTTGTTTTGTGGGTGAGTGGAAGGAATACTGAAGGTGCCCAGTACCTCCCAGCATTAGGCTTCAGCTGTATGAAAATACACCACGAGTCAGAACAATACCACAAGTTTCCCGTGCAGTTCTGCCCCATATAGATAACAccagggttattttttttccttaattcaAGGACCTAGTGTGAGCTGCatagataaaataaacaatGGTATTGACAGTGTAAAGATGCCTTTCATTACTGCAGACCTTACGGTTCAGCTGCACTAGGGTTCATGGAAGGAGAATCAGTAGCACTGGAAAGAGGAACATTTTAGCAATAATTGCAAactttttcaaggaaaaggCCAAAGTCAGTTAGAGTTCCTCACCAAACACAGGGGCAGCAATTCtccatctgttttgttttgttgttggcAGCTTCTGGAGAACTGACATCTTAAAtccagatttctgttttttaagagtGACTGAGTGGAAATGAGCTTCAGTATGCAACCAGAGTTTTCACATCTCCTTGTGATTCCTTTAATAACTGTGAAAGCACTGTTCACAGAAGAGCTGTAGCAGTCACTGGTAGTCATACACGTTTTTCTGAATGACCGTTCAAGGCAACAAGATATACTATCTCTACAGCCTCAGTTAACTGGCCTGTATACAGCTTGAAAATACCAGAGATAAAACAGTTTGATAACAGAGAACACTGGCAGTTGTTACCTGTGTTTTGTGTATGTCCCAGTTGAGCTTGTGTAGAAGATCCCCTAAATGATCCTGTGGTGTTCCTGCGTGGTGTGA encodes:
- the HTR2A gene encoding 5-hydroxytryptamine receptor 2A; translated protein: MDILCEEESSVNPTANSLIQLNHERRLYKNVNGPAEINISHLFNLTEDSENLTNLSCEASMSPPCYSSLFQLSEKNWPALLTVIVIVLTIAGNILVIMAVSLEKKLQNATNYFLMSLAIADMLLGFLVMPVSMLTILYGYTWPLPTKLCAVWIYLDVLFSTASIMHLCAISLDRYIAIRNPIHHSRYNSRTKAFAKIIAVWTISVGISMPIPVFGLQDDSKVFKKGSCLLADDNFVLIGSFVAFFIPLTIMVVTYFLTIKSLQKEATLCVNDLGPKTKFASFSFLPQSSLSSEKLFQRSLNRDVGTSGRRTMQSISNEQKASKVLGIVFFLFVVMWCPFFITNVMAVICKESCNEEVIGGLLNVFVWIGYLSSAVNPLVYTLFNKTYRSAFSRYIQCRYKEEKKPFQLILVNTIPALAYNSSQLQLAQMKSLKKEAKMMAKDYSMVTIGIRHLDGTSKGSLSPVNEKVSGV